In the Sinomonas cyclohexanicum genome, TCCGGCACGTCCGGCCGGGGCGCCGGGGTGGGCAGCGTGCTCTCCCCGGTGCGCCGGCGCAGCCGCACCACCGGGTCGAGGGCGGCGTCCACGGCGGGCGAGAGGCCCAGCTCCCGCAAGACGTTCGCGACCTCCTGGGGGGAGGCGTTGCTCACCAGCACGGTCGGAGCGATCTGCGTCAGGCCGAGCTGCCGCGCGGCCGGATCGGCGAGGATCCCCGCGAGGGCGGCTTCGTCGTCGCTCGCAATGAAGCTGCCGGCGCGGCCCACCCGGATGCGGCCATGCCTCGCAGCGGTGTCATCGACGAGGTACGCGAGCGGTTGCGGCACCGGCGTCGACGAGTGCTCGGCCAGGAAGGCGTGGATCGACGCGGCGTCCTCGCCGGCGTCGAGGGCGCGGCGAAGGCTCGAGGCCGAGAAGCGGTAGATCGTCGCGGGGCCGCGCCCCTCGGGGTCGGCCAGGAGCGCAAGGCGCCGCGCCAGGACCGGATCGAGATAGCCGGGGGCCACGCCCGTGAGGTCCGCCTGGAGGAGCACCTTGTCCACCCCGGGCGGCAGGAGCTCGGCAAGGCGTGCGCGGGCGGCGTCGAAGTCGTCCCGGAGCACGGCGGCGCCCACCTCGGTGAGCGAGCCGGACCCCATGAAGCCGAGCAGGCCTGCCTCAGCGAGGACCATCTCCAGCAGGCCGCGCAGCCGGCGGCCGAGCCTCGGCTGGAGCCAGTCGATCCGCGTGCGGACGGCCTCGGGACCCACCACGACGCTGCGCCCGTCGGGCCTCGCCGCCTCCTCGGACAGCTGCGCAACGACCTCGAGGATGCGGCGCCGGACGCCCGGCGCGTCGGAGCGCTGGCCCTCGCCCGTCAGCGGCGCGAGCTGGTCGCTGCCCTCCGCGGACATGGCCAGGGACGCCACGCGCGGCGTGTCGAGCCAGACGGTGGCGAGGATGAGCCACTGCTCGGGCCGGGACAGGGCAAGCCACGGCTCGGCGCCCGTGGCGCGCCAGGTCGAAGTGTCGGGGTCGAGGCTCAGGAGGCCCGCCTCTGCGGCGAGCTCGAGAGCGAACACCGTGGGGTCATGGTCGGTGCGCAGGGCCGTGGCGAGGCGACGAACCTCGCGGGTGCCGACACCGCCGGTCCGCAAGGTCTCGATGGGACGCTCGGACGCCTCGACGGCCAGTGCGCTCACTGTCCGCAGGAGATCGCCGATCGCGCCGAGTGCGGCGTTGCGGCGGAGGGCGGGCGGCGTCGTCGTGAGCGTGGCCTGCGGAGGCGCCATCGCGAGGTCCGGCACGATCCGGCCGCCCCGCAGGGCGAGGCCCGCGGGCCGCGCGAGCTCGACGTGCTCGTCGTCGAGGGGCACGAGGATGCCATGCGAGAGCAACCAGTCCACGGGATTGTCCGTGTGCTGCCCGGGCTTGATGCGGGCCACCGCGTGCGGGACCGCGCCGACGGGCCAGTTGGCGAACTTGGCCAGGACCTCGCCCGTGCGCGGCGGCGCGCCCTCGAGCGACTCGGGGAGCGCTACCCAGCGTTCGAGGGCATACGCGGCGGCAATATGGTGCTCCACGGGCTGCTGCAGGACGGCGGGCTGCAGCACGGCGATGGCGTTGACGATCCGCGCCGCCTGCTCGGCGAACACCGGGGACGCCGCGGCGAGGTCCGTGTAGGGCCGCCCGAGGCCGGCCGGGTAGCTTCCGAGGACCTCCCGCAGTCGCGCCACCGGCTGGTAGTAGCGGCGGCGGCTCCCCGAGGCCGAGTGGATGGTGTCCGGCGGATCCGCCCGGTAGACGAGCGCGAGCTGCGAGAGGTTCGCGAGGATCGTCTCGAGCGTGCCCAAGGTCGCGTTGCCCACCGCGTGGCGCAGTTCGACGGCGCTCCCGCTGCGGCCCTCATCCTCGTTGGTGGTCAGGACCAGCGCCTCGAGGACCTGCAACTCCGGCTTGGTGAGGCCCTCGAGGGCCCGCTGCAGGCTCACCCGCGCGCACGCCCGCGCCGCGAGCGCCGCGAAGTCCGGGACGCCCGGCATGATCAGGTCCGGGCGGGATACGAAGAGTCGCCGCAGCGAGTCGTTGCCCCTCGAGGAGAGTTCTTCGGCGAGGGCGCGGATCGAGGACACTACCGGCGCCTCCGATCCACGACGGCGGCGACGAGGGCCACTCCCATGAGGATGAATGCGGCCGGGAGCCCGTAGAGCGCCAGTCCGTCGACCCAGCCGGGGGCCCTGCCGCCGCTCGCCGCGAGGCCGAGCGTCACGCCCCACGCCGCGAGCGAGACCACCGCGAGGGCGACCCCGACGGCCATCACCGCGCGCCGCCAGCCGGGGATGGGGGCGGCCGGCGAGCCGCCGGGCCCGGGCGCACCGCCCGGCGACGGATCGAGTCGGCCCTGATGAGGCAGGGAAGGGACCATGGCTCCAACCTATATCAGCGGCGGTCGTGGGCGCGGGCGCCGGGCCGACTTTGACGGTGCGAGCCAGTAACCTAGATGCAGTACAGCTTCCCCGCCCGGCGTTCCTGCCGAGACATGAGCGGGTTCCAACGAGTCCTCACAGATGGGGGTTGTGGCAGTGCCCACTGGCAAGGTCAAGTTCTTCGACAAGGCGAAGGGCTTCGGGTTCATCGCCGGAGATGACGGGCAGGAGGTCTTCCTGCCGGGCTCCGCCGTGCCCACCGATGCCGAGATCAAGACCGGCACGCGGCTCGAGTACGGCATCGCCGACGGCCGGCGCGGACCCCAGGCCCTGTCCGTGCGCGTCCTCGAGAAGCTGCCGTCCGTGGCCCGCGCCAAGCGGATGCCCGCCCGCGAACTCGCCCCCATCGTCCAGGACCTGGTGAGCGTCCTTGACAACCTCTCCGGCCAGCTGTCCAAGGGCACCTACCCGGACAAGGGCCCACGATCGCCGCCGCGCTCCGCCGCGTGGCAGAGCAGCTCGAAGCATAGCCATGGCCGACGTCCCCGCTCCCCAGACCGCGGCCGCGAAGCCGAAGGCCGGCGTGCCCGTGTGGCGCGTCGGCAAGCCGGACGCGTTCCTGGCCGCCGCCGTGGACACCGCGCGCGCCGCCCTGGTCGACATCGCCCGCCCCCAGGACGTCGGGGACCACCTCGCGGCCAAGAGTGAGGGGGAGCGGGTCGTCACGCACCTGTTCGAGTCGCGTCTGGACGGCTACCGCGGCTGGCAGTGGTTCGTCACCGTGGCCCGAGTGGCCCGCTCCAAGACAGCGACAGTGAGCGAGATCGGCCTGGTCCCCTCCCCCGACGCGGTCCTCGCTCCCGAGTGGGTCCCGTGGTCCGAGCGGGTCCGGCCGGAGGACACCGAGGAAGCCAAGGCCGCCGCGGCGGAGAAGCCCGGCGACGCGGATGCCGCCGCTGAGGCTGCCTCGGCGTCTGAAGATGCTGCTGCGTCTGAGGATGGCACTGCGTCTGAGGCCGCCGCGCACGACGCCGGCCCCGCGCCTTCCGCGGCCAGCTCACCGGGAACGGGGGAGGCGGACGCCGCCCGTGCCGAGGCGCCCGAAGGGGACACTCGGGACTGACCCAAACCAGGTCCTGGCCACGACGCACGGCGGGCCCCCACCGCGAAGGTGGGGGCCCGCCGTCGTGCGTCAGGGCCTCTCAGCCCGCCAGCTGGCCCACAACCCAGTCGATGGACTGGGTGAGCTTCGTGACGTCGTCGGGCTCGATCGCGACGAACGTGGCGATGCGCAGCTGGTTCCGGCCCAGCTTGCGGTACGGCTCGGTGTCCACGATGCCGTTGGCGCGCAGGATCTTGGCGACCTGGGCTGCGTCGACGGAGTCGTCGAAGTCGATCGTGGCGATGACGTTGGAGCGCTCCTCGGGCTTCGCGACGAACGGCGTTGCGAAGGCGGACGCCTCGGCCCACGAGTAGACCCGCCCGGCCGAGTCCGCGGTGCGCGCGGCGGCCCAGTCCAGGCCTCCCTGCGCGTTGAGCCACTCGATTTGGGCGTTCAGGCCCACAAGCGTGGTGAGGCTGGGCGTGTTGTAGGTCTGGTTGAGCTTCGAGTTGTCGATGGCCGTCTTGAGGTCCAGGAAGTCCGGGATCCACCGGCCCGAGGCCTTGATCTCCTCGGCGCGCTCGAGCGCGGCGGGGGAGAACAGCGCGAGCCACAGGCCGCCGTCGGACGCGAAGTTCTTCTGCGGCGCGAAGTAGTACACGTCGCTCTGGGCCACGTCCACCGCGAGCCCGCCCGCTGCGCTGGTTGCGTCTACGAGCACGAGCGAGCCCTCATCGGCGCCCCCGACGCGCTCGACGGGGGCGGCGACTCCGGTCGACGTCTCGTTCTGGGGCCAGGCGTAGACGTCGACGCCGGCCTCGGCCTTCGGCGTGGGACGCGTGCCCGGGTCCGAGGTGATGATCGAGGAAGCCTCGAGGAACGGTGCCTTGTCCGTGGCCTTGGCGAACTTCGAGCCGAACTCGCCGAAGGAGAGGTGCTGGGCCTTGGAGCGGACGAGCCCGAACGATGCGACGTCCCAGAACGCCGTCGATCCGCCGACGCCGAGGATGACTTCGTAGCCCTCAGGGGCCTTGAAGAAGGACTTGAGTCCCTCGCGGACGCTGCCCACGAGATTCTTCACGGGAGCCTGACGGTGGGACGTGCCCAGCAGCTTCTCGCCCGCGGCCGCGATCGCCTCGACCTGCTCCTTGCGGACCTTCGATGGTCCCGCTCCGAAGCGGCCGTCCGCCGGAAGAAACTCGGCGGGGATCTGAAGCTGGCTGGTTTCGGTCACGGGGGCGCCTCCTACGGGATCCAGGTTGGGGGCGGAGGTGGTACTCTCCCGCCCCGCGTCCCAGTGTGCCGCACGGGAACGTGGGCAGGCGAATCCGTGTCTTCGCCGTCGAAGTCGGCTAATCTGAGCAGATCAAAATAAGCTAGACTCAGTGATCGGGTGGTGAACCGCACCGCCCGTCCCGCTGCCAGGAGCTCGCGCCACGCATGTCCGACCTCATCGATACCACCGAGATGTACCTGCGAACCATCCTCGAGCTCGAGGAGGAGGGCATTACTCCGCTGCGTGCCCGCATCGCCGAGCGGCTGCGCCACTCCGGGCCCACCGTGTCCCAGACGGTGGCGCGCATGGAGCGCGACGGACTCGTGGTCGTCTCGGGCGACCGCCATCTGGAGCTCACCCTCTTCGGCCGCAAGCGGGCGGTGGAGGTCATGCGGAAGCACCGCCTCGCCGAGCGGCTCCTCTCCGACGTCATCGGGCTCGACTGGCCATACGTCCACGACGAGGCGTGCCGGTGGGAACACGTCATGAGCGAGCGGGTGGAGCGTCGGCTGTACGAGCTGCTCGGGCGGCCGAGCGAGTCGCCGTACGGCAACCCGATCCCCGGCCTCGAGGAGCTCGGCGGGGAGGCGGCCGAGGACTTCGGCGACGGCGTGGTGACCCTCGTCGAGGCCATGGGGGACTACGCCCCCGGCTCGCGGGTCGTGGTCTGCCGCCTCGCCGAGCCGATCCAGGTGGACCCGGAACTGCTCACACAGCTCGACGAGGGCGGCATCCGCCCCGGAGCCAAGGTCTCGCTCGAGCGGGTGGGCGACTACATCTCCGTGCGCGTGCCGAGCGTGGACGGCGCCCTCGAGCTGCCCGCCGAGGTCGCCGCGCACGTCTTCGTCTCCGTCGGCTGACGTCTCGCCCGACGGGCTGCCGTCGTGATCTCGGCCTCGGGCGGACCCGATCACGGCGGGGGAGTGACGCAGATCTCACACCTAGTCACACAAAGCGACAAAACCTCTACTCGATGGAGTAATCGTTACCGCGCGGTATTCTGTGAGCTAGGTCTCATAAAAGATCACGGAATTGTTACAGTGGGTTGCTTCTGCCTAAGCTGGACGCACGGCGGCGAGGTACTCGACGCCATCTCAGCCCGCGCGCCGAGCTCTGCCAGCGGGATGTGATCGCACCCTTGAAGGCAGAGGCGGGGGAACCACCGACGGCGGTCATGGCCGCCTTGGGGTGAAGCCGCAGCTCGTTTGGAATGCAGTCGACCGTGGGTCGGCGCGCTGGACGGCTGGGCCGAGTCCGTGACTCTCTGACTCGAACCCGACAGCTAACTTCGCAGGCGATGACAGAGAGGAAATCGCTTGACGCAGTCTGCCGTCCACGGGCGGCGGCGTGCCGCCGTGCCGCCGTCCGCCATATCAGCCACGACACGTCCTGGACCCGGATCGCGGCCGTCTGCCCAGCGCGGCCGTCGCGCCGCGACGAAGCCGGGAGCGATGCGCCAGCTGGCCGAGATCGCCGCCGTTGCGGGCGCTGGCCAGAAGGCCGGTGTCGTGCTCGCCGCCACAGGCCTCGTGCTCACCGTCACGGTTCCGGCCGCCACGGCCGATCGCGCGCCAGAGGCCGCTCCCGTGGCGGACACCGCGCTGCATCCGGCCGTGACGGCCTCGAGCGACGCGGTGGTGGACTTCTCGCGCGCCGCGGTGGGCAGCGCGGCCGACCCCGACGGCCAGCTGAAGCAGATGCTCAGCACCGAATCGGCCGGCGGGATCACGCCGGCGCAGGCGCACCACTCGCTCGGCGCGGCGCTGGACTCCATGGTCCCGTCCTCGCCCTACGGCTACCGTGTCAGCCCCATCACGGGCCAGATCGGCGAATTCCACCGCGGGCAGGACTTCGCGGCACAGTGCGGGACCGCGGTCAAGGCGGCCGCCGGTGGAACCGTGACCTTCGCCGGCTG is a window encoding:
- a CDS encoding metal-dependent transcriptional regulator, with the translated sequence MSDLIDTTEMYLRTILELEEEGITPLRARIAERLRHSGPTVSQTVARMERDGLVVVSGDRHLELTLFGRKRAVEVMRKHRLAERLLSDVIGLDWPYVHDEACRWEHVMSERVERRLYELLGRPSESPYGNPIPGLEELGGEAAEDFGDGVVTLVEAMGDYAPGSRVVVCRLAEPIQVDPELLTQLDEGGIRPGAKVSLERVGDYISVRVPSVDGALELPAEVAAHVFVSVG
- the serC gene encoding phosphoserine transaminase is translated as MTETSQLQIPAEFLPADGRFGAGPSKVRKEQVEAIAAAGEKLLGTSHRQAPVKNLVGSVREGLKSFFKAPEGYEVILGVGGSTAFWDVASFGLVRSKAQHLSFGEFGSKFAKATDKAPFLEASSIITSDPGTRPTPKAEAGVDVYAWPQNETSTGVAAPVERVGGADEGSLVLVDATSAAGGLAVDVAQSDVYYFAPQKNFASDGGLWLALFSPAALERAEEIKASGRWIPDFLDLKTAIDNSKLNQTYNTPSLTTLVGLNAQIEWLNAQGGLDWAAARTADSAGRVYSWAEASAFATPFVAKPEERSNVIATIDFDDSVDAAQVAKILRANGIVDTEPYRKLGRNQLRIATFVAIEPDDVTKLTQSIDWVVGQLAG
- a CDS encoding DUF3027 domain-containing protein; protein product: MADVPAPQTAAAKPKAGVPVWRVGKPDAFLAAAVDTARAALVDIARPQDVGDHLAAKSEGERVVTHLFESRLDGYRGWQWFVTVARVARSKTATVSEIGLVPSPDAVLAPEWVPWSERVRPEDTEEAKAAAAEKPGDADAAAEAASASEDAAASEDGTASEAAAHDAGPAPSAASSPGTGEADAARAEAPEGDTRD
- a CDS encoding M23 family metallopeptidase translates to MTQSAVHGRRRAAVPPSAISATTRPGPGSRPSAQRGRRAATKPGAMRQLAEIAAVAGAGQKAGVVLAATGLVLTVTVPAATADRAPEAAPVADTALHPAVTASSDAVVDFSRAAVGSAADPDGQLKQMLSTESAGGITPAQAHHSLGAALDSMVPSSPYGYRVSPITGQIGEFHRGQDFAAQCGTAVKAAAGGTVTFAGWHPYGGGNRVVIDHGNGLETTYNHLASFSVSVGQRVDRGALIALSGTSGASTGCHLHFEVMVNGDVVDPNGWL
- a CDS encoding helicase-associated domain-containing protein; the protein is MSSIRALAEELSSRGNDSLRRLFVSRPDLIMPGVPDFAALAARACARVSLQRALEGLTKPELQVLEALVLTTNEDEGRSGSAVELRHAVGNATLGTLETILANLSQLALVYRADPPDTIHSASGSRRRYYQPVARLREVLGSYPAGLGRPYTDLAAASPVFAEQAARIVNAIAVLQPAVLQQPVEHHIAAAYALERWVALPESLEGAPPRTGEVLAKFANWPVGAVPHAVARIKPGQHTDNPVDWLLSHGILVPLDDEHVELARPAGLALRGGRIVPDLAMAPPQATLTTTPPALRRNAALGAIGDLLRTVSALAVEASERPIETLRTGGVGTREVRRLATALRTDHDPTVFALELAAEAGLLSLDPDTSTWRATGAEPWLALSRPEQWLILATVWLDTPRVASLAMSAEGSDQLAPLTGEGQRSDAPGVRRRILEVVAQLSEEAARPDGRSVVVGPEAVRTRIDWLQPRLGRRLRGLLEMVLAEAGLLGFMGSGSLTEVGAAVLRDDFDAARARLAELLPPGVDKVLLQADLTGVAPGYLDPVLARRLALLADPEGRGPATIYRFSASSLRRALDAGEDAASIHAFLAEHSSTPVPQPLAYLVDDTAARHGRIRVGRAGSFIASDDEAALAGILADPAARQLGLTQIAPTVLVSNASPQEVANVLRELGLSPAVDAALDPVVRLRRRTGESTLPTPAPRPDVPDHEAIEAQLAVLRTQSPVGPNGDEAAPAMGIETLQKAIRLKRAVRLNIVDALGNSSVEELRPVSISAGRVRVFDPERETERVLSVHRIIDVELA